A section of the Lepidochelys kempii isolate rLepKem1 chromosome 4, rLepKem1.hap2, whole genome shotgun sequence genome encodes:
- the LOC140910254 gene encoding all-trans-retinol dehydrogenase [NAD(+)] ADH4-like isoform X2, translating to MSTVGKDRISSFGHPVTVGAHVQLIIHQDTQIFSVTAFQDRVPHPVIKCKAAIAWEAGNPFSIEEVEVAPPKEHEIRVKIVATGVCRTDAHAVSLSFKEGLFPVILGHEGAGIVESTGPGVTTFKPGDKVIPLYVPQCGQCKFCLNPKTNLCEKISKIKTPISDQDLMPDGTSRFTCKGKQIYHFMGTSTFSEYTVVAETSLVKIDAAAPLDKVCLMGCGFSTGYGSALNTAKVEPGSTCAVFGLGGVGLSAVIGCKAAGASRIFAIDINNNKFSLAKQLGATDCLNPQDFKKPIQEVITEMSNGGVDFAIECVGNVAVMKAALECIMVGWGTCTIVGVAPGGQSIPVSPMQLIMGKKINATFFGGWKSVDSIPKLVSDYMGKKFNLDALVTYTLPFDKINDAFDLMYEGKSIRTVLVF from the exons ATGAGCACAGTGGGCAAA gatcgtattagctcttttggccaccctgtcacagtgggagctcatgttcagctgattatccatcaagACACCCAGatcttttcagtcactgctttccaggatagagtcccacatcct GTTATTAAATGCAAGGCAGCCATTGCCTGGGAAGCAGGGAACCCCTTTTCTATTGAGGAGGTTGAAGTCGCCCCACCCAAAGAACATGAAATTAGAGTTAAG ATTGTTGCCACGGGGGTGTGCCGTACTGATGCTCATGCTGTTAGCCTCAGTTTTAAGGAgggtctttttccagtcatcctggGCCACGAAGGAGCAGGAATTGTGGAGAGCACTGGACCAGGAGTGACTACATTTAAACCAG GTGACAAGGTTATCCCACTCTATGTCCCTCAGTGTGGCCAATGCAAGTTCTGCTTGAATCCAAAGACCAACCTTTGCGAAAAGATCAG CAAAATTAAAACACCTATTTCTGATCAAGACCTGATGCCTGACGGTACCAGCAGGTTCACCTGCAAAGGGAAGCAGATTTACCACTTCATGGGGACTAGCACCTTCTCTGAATACACCGTTGTAGCGGAAACCTCTCTTGTCAAAATTgatgctgctgctcctctggATAAAGTCTGTCTGATGGGCTGTGGATTTTCCACAGGTTATGGGTCTGCCCTCAATACTGCCAAG GTGGAACCTGGGTCTACTTGTGCTGTATTTGGCTTGGGAGGAGTCGGCCTGTCAGCTGTCATAGGCTGTAAAGCTGCTGGAGCTTCCCGGATCTTTGCAATTGACATCAACAACAATAAATTTTCATTGGCAAAACAGTTAGGAGCCACTGACTGCCTCAATCCTCAGGATTTCAAGAAGCCCATTCAGGAGGTTATAACTGAAATGAGCAATGGTGGTGTTGATTTTGCCATTGAATGCGTCGGTAACGTTGCTGTCATG AAAGCTGCCCTGGAGTGCATCATGGTGGGCTGGGGAACTTGTACAATTGTTGGAGTGGCTCCGGGTGGACAATCAATCCCTGTTTCTCCAATGCAGCTGATAatgggaaagaaaataaatgccaCTTTCTTTGGAG GTTGGAAGAGCGTAGATTCTATACCAAAGCTGGTGTCTGATTATATGGGAAAGAAATTCAATTTGGATGCCTTGGTGACATACACTCTGCCATTCGACAAAATCAATGATGCTTTTGATCTTATGTATGAGGGGAAGAG CATCAGAACCGTCTTGGTTTTCTAA
- the LOC140910254 gene encoding all-trans-retinol dehydrogenase [NAD(+)] ADH4-like isoform X6 has translation MRSESCSLFFKMHCRECNKVKSEMYLLLSKVIKCKAAIAWEAGNPFSIEEVEVAPPKEHEIRVKIVATGVCRTDAHAVSLSFKEGLFPVILGHEGAGIVESTGPGVTTFKPGDKVIPLYVPQCGQCKFCLNPKTNLCEKISKIKTPISDQDLMPDGTSRFTCKGKQIYHFMGTSTFSEYTVVAETSLVKIDAAAPLDKVCLMGCGFSTGYGSALNTAKVEPGSTCAVFGLGGVGLSAVIGCKAAGASRIFAIDINNNKFSLAKQLGATDCLNPQDFKKPIQEVITEMSNGGVDFAIECVGNVAVMKAALECIMVGWGTCTIVGVAPGGQSIPVSPMQLIMGKKINATFFGGWKSVDSIPKLVSDYMGKKFNLDALVTYTLPFDKINDAFDLMYEGKSIRTVLVF, from the exons atgagatcagaatcttgctctttatttttcaaaatgcacTGTAGAGAGTGCAATAAAGTAAAATCTGAAATGTACTTACTCCTTTCCAAGGTTATTAAATGCAAGGCAGCCATTGCCTGGGAAGCAGGGAACCCCTTTTCTATTGAGGAGGTTGAAGTCGCCCCACCCAAAGAACATGAAATTAGAGTTAAG ATTGTTGCCACGGGGGTGTGCCGTACTGATGCTCATGCTGTTAGCCTCAGTTTTAAGGAgggtctttttccagtcatcctggGCCACGAAGGAGCAGGAATTGTGGAGAGCACTGGACCAGGAGTGACTACATTTAAACCAG GTGACAAGGTTATCCCACTCTATGTCCCTCAGTGTGGCCAATGCAAGTTCTGCTTGAATCCAAAGACCAACCTTTGCGAAAAGATCAG CAAAATTAAAACACCTATTTCTGATCAAGACCTGATGCCTGACGGTACCAGCAGGTTCACCTGCAAAGGGAAGCAGATTTACCACTTCATGGGGACTAGCACCTTCTCTGAATACACCGTTGTAGCGGAAACCTCTCTTGTCAAAATTgatgctgctgctcctctggATAAAGTCTGTCTGATGGGCTGTGGATTTTCCACAGGTTATGGGTCTGCCCTCAATACTGCCAAG GTGGAACCTGGGTCTACTTGTGCTGTATTTGGCTTGGGAGGAGTCGGCCTGTCAGCTGTCATAGGCTGTAAAGCTGCTGGAGCTTCCCGGATCTTTGCAATTGACATCAACAACAATAAATTTTCATTGGCAAAACAGTTAGGAGCCACTGACTGCCTCAATCCTCAGGATTTCAAGAAGCCCATTCAGGAGGTTATAACTGAAATGAGCAATGGTGGTGTTGATTTTGCCATTGAATGCGTCGGTAACGTTGCTGTCATG AAAGCTGCCCTGGAGTGCATCATGGTGGGCTGGGGAACTTGTACAATTGTTGGAGTGGCTCCGGGTGGACAATCAATCCCTGTTTCTCCAATGCAGCTGATAatgggaaagaaaataaatgccaCTTTCTTTGGAG GTTGGAAGAGCGTAGATTCTATACCAAAGCTGGTGTCTGATTATATGGGAAAGAAATTCAATTTGGATGCCTTGGTGACATACACTCTGCCATTCGACAAAATCAATGATGCTTTTGATCTTATGTATGAGGGGAAGAG CATCAGAACCGTCTTGGTTTTCTAA
- the LOC140910254 gene encoding all-trans-retinol dehydrogenase [NAD(+)] ADH4-like isoform X1: MSTVGKDRISSFGHPVTVGAHVQLIIHQDTQIFSVTAFQDRVPHPVIKCKAAIAWEAGNPFSIEEVEVAPPKEHEIRVKIVATGVCRTDAHAVSLSFKEGLFPVILGHEGAGIVESTGPGVTTFKPGDKVIPLYVPQCGQCKFCLNPKTNLCEKISKIKTPISDQDLMPDGTSRFTCKGKQIYHFMGTSTFSEYTVVAETSLVKIDAAAPLDKVCLMGCGFSTGYGSALNTAKVEPGSTCAVFGLGGVGLSAVIGCKAAGASRIFAIDINNNKFSLAKQLGATDCLNPQDFKKPIQEVITEMSNGGVDFAIECVGNVAVMKAALECIMVGWGTCTIVGVAPGGQSIPVSPMQLIMGKKINATFFGGWKSVDSIPKLVSDYMGKKFNLDALVTYTLPFDKINDAFDLMYEGKSTRIVLLNWSTTDRGGNG; encoded by the exons ATGAGCACAGTGGGCAAA gatcgtattagctcttttggccaccctgtcacagtgggagctcatgttcagctgattatccatcaagACACCCAGatcttttcagtcactgctttccaggatagagtcccacatcct GTTATTAAATGCAAGGCAGCCATTGCCTGGGAAGCAGGGAACCCCTTTTCTATTGAGGAGGTTGAAGTCGCCCCACCCAAAGAACATGAAATTAGAGTTAAG ATTGTTGCCACGGGGGTGTGCCGTACTGATGCTCATGCTGTTAGCCTCAGTTTTAAGGAgggtctttttccagtcatcctggGCCACGAAGGAGCAGGAATTGTGGAGAGCACTGGACCAGGAGTGACTACATTTAAACCAG GTGACAAGGTTATCCCACTCTATGTCCCTCAGTGTGGCCAATGCAAGTTCTGCTTGAATCCAAAGACCAACCTTTGCGAAAAGATCAG CAAAATTAAAACACCTATTTCTGATCAAGACCTGATGCCTGACGGTACCAGCAGGTTCACCTGCAAAGGGAAGCAGATTTACCACTTCATGGGGACTAGCACCTTCTCTGAATACACCGTTGTAGCGGAAACCTCTCTTGTCAAAATTgatgctgctgctcctctggATAAAGTCTGTCTGATGGGCTGTGGATTTTCCACAGGTTATGGGTCTGCCCTCAATACTGCCAAG GTGGAACCTGGGTCTACTTGTGCTGTATTTGGCTTGGGAGGAGTCGGCCTGTCAGCTGTCATAGGCTGTAAAGCTGCTGGAGCTTCCCGGATCTTTGCAATTGACATCAACAACAATAAATTTTCATTGGCAAAACAGTTAGGAGCCACTGACTGCCTCAATCCTCAGGATTTCAAGAAGCCCATTCAGGAGGTTATAACTGAAATGAGCAATGGTGGTGTTGATTTTGCCATTGAATGCGTCGGTAACGTTGCTGTCATG AAAGCTGCCCTGGAGTGCATCATGGTGGGCTGGGGAACTTGTACAATTGTTGGAGTGGCTCCGGGTGGACAATCAATCCCTGTTTCTCCAATGCAGCTGATAatgggaaagaaaataaatgccaCTTTCTTTGGAG GTTGGAAGAGCGTAGATTCTATACCAAAGCTGGTGTCTGATTATATGGGAAAGAAATTCAATTTGGATGCCTTGGTGACATACACTCTGCCATTCGACAAAATCAATGATGCTTTTGATCTTATGTATGAGGGGAAGAG CACAAGAATAGTTCTGCTGAATTGGTCAACAACTGACAGAGGTGGGAATGGCTGA
- the LOC140910254 gene encoding all-trans-retinol dehydrogenase [NAD(+)] ADH4-like isoform X4: MSTVGKVIKCKAAIAWEAGNPFSIEEVEVAPPKEHEIRVKIVATGVCRTDAHAVSLSFKEGLFPVILGHEGAGIVESTGPGVTTFKPGDKVIPLYVPQCGQCKFCLNPKTNLCEKISKIKTPISDQDLMPDGTSRFTCKGKQIYHFMGTSTFSEYTVVAETSLVKIDAAAPLDKVCLMGCGFSTGYGSALNTAKVEPGSTCAVFGLGGVGLSAVIGCKAAGASRIFAIDINNNKFSLAKQLGATDCLNPQDFKKPIQEVITEMSNGGVDFAIECVGNVAVMKAALECIMVGWGTCTIVGVAPGGQSIPVSPMQLIMGKKINATFFGGWKSVDSIPKLVSDYMGKKFNLDALVTYTLPFDKINDAFDLMYEGKSTRIVLLNWSTTDRGGNG, encoded by the exons ATGAGCACAGTGGGCAAA GTTATTAAATGCAAGGCAGCCATTGCCTGGGAAGCAGGGAACCCCTTTTCTATTGAGGAGGTTGAAGTCGCCCCACCCAAAGAACATGAAATTAGAGTTAAG ATTGTTGCCACGGGGGTGTGCCGTACTGATGCTCATGCTGTTAGCCTCAGTTTTAAGGAgggtctttttccagtcatcctggGCCACGAAGGAGCAGGAATTGTGGAGAGCACTGGACCAGGAGTGACTACATTTAAACCAG GTGACAAGGTTATCCCACTCTATGTCCCTCAGTGTGGCCAATGCAAGTTCTGCTTGAATCCAAAGACCAACCTTTGCGAAAAGATCAG CAAAATTAAAACACCTATTTCTGATCAAGACCTGATGCCTGACGGTACCAGCAGGTTCACCTGCAAAGGGAAGCAGATTTACCACTTCATGGGGACTAGCACCTTCTCTGAATACACCGTTGTAGCGGAAACCTCTCTTGTCAAAATTgatgctgctgctcctctggATAAAGTCTGTCTGATGGGCTGTGGATTTTCCACAGGTTATGGGTCTGCCCTCAATACTGCCAAG GTGGAACCTGGGTCTACTTGTGCTGTATTTGGCTTGGGAGGAGTCGGCCTGTCAGCTGTCATAGGCTGTAAAGCTGCTGGAGCTTCCCGGATCTTTGCAATTGACATCAACAACAATAAATTTTCATTGGCAAAACAGTTAGGAGCCACTGACTGCCTCAATCCTCAGGATTTCAAGAAGCCCATTCAGGAGGTTATAACTGAAATGAGCAATGGTGGTGTTGATTTTGCCATTGAATGCGTCGGTAACGTTGCTGTCATG AAAGCTGCCCTGGAGTGCATCATGGTGGGCTGGGGAACTTGTACAATTGTTGGAGTGGCTCCGGGTGGACAATCAATCCCTGTTTCTCCAATGCAGCTGATAatgggaaagaaaataaatgccaCTTTCTTTGGAG GTTGGAAGAGCGTAGATTCTATACCAAAGCTGGTGTCTGATTATATGGGAAAGAAATTCAATTTGGATGCCTTGGTGACATACACTCTGCCATTCGACAAAATCAATGATGCTTTTGATCTTATGTATGAGGGGAAGAG CACAAGAATAGTTCTGCTGAATTGGTCAACAACTGACAGAGGTGGGAATGGCTGA
- the LOC140910254 gene encoding all-trans-retinol dehydrogenase [NAD(+)] ADH4-like isoform X3, translating into MRSESCSLFFKMHCRECNKVKSEMYLLLSKVIKCKAAIAWEAGNPFSIEEVEVAPPKEHEIRVKIVATGVCRTDAHAVSLSFKEGLFPVILGHEGAGIVESTGPGVTTFKPGDKVIPLYVPQCGQCKFCLNPKTNLCEKISKIKTPISDQDLMPDGTSRFTCKGKQIYHFMGTSTFSEYTVVAETSLVKIDAAAPLDKVCLMGCGFSTGYGSALNTAKVEPGSTCAVFGLGGVGLSAVIGCKAAGASRIFAIDINNNKFSLAKQLGATDCLNPQDFKKPIQEVITEMSNGGVDFAIECVGNVAVMKAALECIMVGWGTCTIVGVAPGGQSIPVSPMQLIMGKKINATFFGGWKSVDSIPKLVSDYMGKKFNLDALVTYTLPFDKINDAFDLMYEGKSTRIVLLNWSTTDRGGNG; encoded by the exons atgagatcagaatcttgctctttatttttcaaaatgcacTGTAGAGAGTGCAATAAAGTAAAATCTGAAATGTACTTACTCCTTTCCAAGGTTATTAAATGCAAGGCAGCCATTGCCTGGGAAGCAGGGAACCCCTTTTCTATTGAGGAGGTTGAAGTCGCCCCACCCAAAGAACATGAAATTAGAGTTAAG ATTGTTGCCACGGGGGTGTGCCGTACTGATGCTCATGCTGTTAGCCTCAGTTTTAAGGAgggtctttttccagtcatcctggGCCACGAAGGAGCAGGAATTGTGGAGAGCACTGGACCAGGAGTGACTACATTTAAACCAG GTGACAAGGTTATCCCACTCTATGTCCCTCAGTGTGGCCAATGCAAGTTCTGCTTGAATCCAAAGACCAACCTTTGCGAAAAGATCAG CAAAATTAAAACACCTATTTCTGATCAAGACCTGATGCCTGACGGTACCAGCAGGTTCACCTGCAAAGGGAAGCAGATTTACCACTTCATGGGGACTAGCACCTTCTCTGAATACACCGTTGTAGCGGAAACCTCTCTTGTCAAAATTgatgctgctgctcctctggATAAAGTCTGTCTGATGGGCTGTGGATTTTCCACAGGTTATGGGTCTGCCCTCAATACTGCCAAG GTGGAACCTGGGTCTACTTGTGCTGTATTTGGCTTGGGAGGAGTCGGCCTGTCAGCTGTCATAGGCTGTAAAGCTGCTGGAGCTTCCCGGATCTTTGCAATTGACATCAACAACAATAAATTTTCATTGGCAAAACAGTTAGGAGCCACTGACTGCCTCAATCCTCAGGATTTCAAGAAGCCCATTCAGGAGGTTATAACTGAAATGAGCAATGGTGGTGTTGATTTTGCCATTGAATGCGTCGGTAACGTTGCTGTCATG AAAGCTGCCCTGGAGTGCATCATGGTGGGCTGGGGAACTTGTACAATTGTTGGAGTGGCTCCGGGTGGACAATCAATCCCTGTTTCTCCAATGCAGCTGATAatgggaaagaaaataaatgccaCTTTCTTTGGAG GTTGGAAGAGCGTAGATTCTATACCAAAGCTGGTGTCTGATTATATGGGAAAGAAATTCAATTTGGATGCCTTGGTGACATACACTCTGCCATTCGACAAAATCAATGATGCTTTTGATCTTATGTATGAGGGGAAGAG CACAAGAATAGTTCTGCTGAATTGGTCAACAACTGACAGAGGTGGGAATGGCTGA
- the LOC140910254 gene encoding all-trans-retinol dehydrogenase [NAD(+)] ADH4-like isoform X5 — translation MSTVGKIVATGVCRTDAHAVSLSFKEGLFPVILGHEGAGIVESTGPGVTTFKPGDKVIPLYVPQCGQCKFCLNPKTNLCEKISKIKTPISDQDLMPDGTSRFTCKGKQIYHFMGTSTFSEYTVVAETSLVKIDAAAPLDKVCLMGCGFSTGYGSALNTAKVEPGSTCAVFGLGGVGLSAVIGCKAAGASRIFAIDINNNKFSLAKQLGATDCLNPQDFKKPIQEVITEMSNGGVDFAIECVGNVAVMKAALECIMVGWGTCTIVGVAPGGQSIPVSPMQLIMGKKINATFFGGWKSVDSIPKLVSDYMGKKFNLDALVTYTLPFDKINDAFDLMYEGKSTRIVLLNWSTTDRGGNG, via the exons ATGAGCACAGTGGGCAAA ATTGTTGCCACGGGGGTGTGCCGTACTGATGCTCATGCTGTTAGCCTCAGTTTTAAGGAgggtctttttccagtcatcctggGCCACGAAGGAGCAGGAATTGTGGAGAGCACTGGACCAGGAGTGACTACATTTAAACCAG GTGACAAGGTTATCCCACTCTATGTCCCTCAGTGTGGCCAATGCAAGTTCTGCTTGAATCCAAAGACCAACCTTTGCGAAAAGATCAG CAAAATTAAAACACCTATTTCTGATCAAGACCTGATGCCTGACGGTACCAGCAGGTTCACCTGCAAAGGGAAGCAGATTTACCACTTCATGGGGACTAGCACCTTCTCTGAATACACCGTTGTAGCGGAAACCTCTCTTGTCAAAATTgatgctgctgctcctctggATAAAGTCTGTCTGATGGGCTGTGGATTTTCCACAGGTTATGGGTCTGCCCTCAATACTGCCAAG GTGGAACCTGGGTCTACTTGTGCTGTATTTGGCTTGGGAGGAGTCGGCCTGTCAGCTGTCATAGGCTGTAAAGCTGCTGGAGCTTCCCGGATCTTTGCAATTGACATCAACAACAATAAATTTTCATTGGCAAAACAGTTAGGAGCCACTGACTGCCTCAATCCTCAGGATTTCAAGAAGCCCATTCAGGAGGTTATAACTGAAATGAGCAATGGTGGTGTTGATTTTGCCATTGAATGCGTCGGTAACGTTGCTGTCATG AAAGCTGCCCTGGAGTGCATCATGGTGGGCTGGGGAACTTGTACAATTGTTGGAGTGGCTCCGGGTGGACAATCAATCCCTGTTTCTCCAATGCAGCTGATAatgggaaagaaaataaatgccaCTTTCTTTGGAG GTTGGAAGAGCGTAGATTCTATACCAAAGCTGGTGTCTGATTATATGGGAAAGAAATTCAATTTGGATGCCTTGGTGACATACACTCTGCCATTCGACAAAATCAATGATGCTTTTGATCTTATGTATGAGGGGAAGAG CACAAGAATAGTTCTGCTGAATTGGTCAACAACTGACAGAGGTGGGAATGGCTGA